DNA from Coffea arabica cultivar ET-39 chromosome 10c, Coffea Arabica ET-39 HiFi, whole genome shotgun sequence:
TATAGgtaaaattttctcatttttttttggtctgcTTATTGTTGAAGGGAAGTTCATTCAACTTCTTGGATATTCTGGAATAATTTCCATTTTAGCATTTGCTATCTAAATTGTGAGTGCTTTAGATGTCGATAGGGGGTGTTTGCTAACGTGAGTTAATTGGAATAAAAGGAATATTTACTGGCCTATGTGTTGGCTTGTGAGAATGGCAACATTTGGAATGCTTTGGACATGTCGTTACGTGTGAGTGAGTAATTAAGGAAATCCAGTTCTTGGTGGTTCTGCCAGCTACATGTGCTTGTATCATTTCTGCATCATGCTTTTTAACTTTAGTGTTATCCTTTTATAGGAAGGTCATCCTTGTTCTCTTCTCGCCCTGCTGCCGCTACTACATCGCGGAAGTCTTCTGCACCTGCACCAGGTactgctccttttttttttttttggggtaatgACGTAGAACTTGGAATTCTAGGTTATTTGATTAACTTATAGTAAGGAATGCTTATAGAAGAGATGCCGCATTTAGGTAGACGTGTCAATTATGGATGGTTGGTAGCCCATACATTTGTAGAGCTACAGTTATGAAAGTTAATGTGAGTGCATTTTTCATTGTGTTTTGATGTGTTATCTTTTTCTTATGAAGTTGCTTCTGCACCTCCACCTGCTCCTATGCAAGCTGGATCTCCTATGGGAGGAGGAATTGGTGCTGCAGTTGCTGAAGGTCAGTGCCTAGTTGCATAGTTGGGCAGCTTCTAGTATACTCCAGGAGTTATAGGAGGAGTTATAAACTGAGCTATATTGAATTGTTTGTTGACTTGCAGGCTTGGCATTTGGTGGTGGCAGTGCCATTGCACATAGGGCTGTAGATGCTGTTGCGGGTCCTCGGACCATAAGACACGAGACAGTGGCCTCCCCAGCCTCTGCCCCTGCCCCTGACTCAGCAACCATGGCAACAGGCAGCAGTCTTGGAGTTTCTGATGCATGTGGCATTCATATGAAGGCCTTCCAAGATGTGCGTACTGCTTTCACAGCTTTTGCAGTGAACTGAGTTTGTTTAAATCCTTGTGCCTATTGAGTTTTTTCCTTGGGTTTGCGAATTGTTCATGTCTATTTCTTGGCCTGTGCTTATACTCTTGAGACCATTTTCTGTTCTCCTACTGGTCTAGGTATTGTCCTGTCTGTTAGTGCATATAAGGCTGGTGCACCTGTGGTTGCTTGTTCTTGTAGCACAGGCACTTGTTGAGTCTTTTTGGCTGCTTTAGGATTAATCTAACTGTTTTGCTGCAAATTGGGCTGAAAAATTTATCTTTTTATGGCTGAGTTTCTGTGTGGGACTATGTTAATAAAAATTCCAAATTGTTATTTATCTTTTGCAGTGTTTGAACACCTATGGGAGTGATATCAGCAAGTGCCAGTTCTACATGGATATGCTGTCTGATTGCCGCAAGAACTCTGGCGCTGGTCTGACTGCTTGATGCCATCCCTGGTATTTTACTTCATTTGTTCTAACTGGTGGCCCAAACTAAGTCTTTTATGGTTCTGCTTCTAGATGATAATAATAGTGTGTATTTGGGAGATATCACTGGTAGTAACGTAGTCTTTTGATGCGCAGCCAATGCTTGATATGGTTGTTGGACGTGTGATGTTATCCATCATAAAATGACGTCGCTTTGACCTTCATTGTTATTGTTCTTTTCATTATATTTAATCTTTGATGTCAAGGTAGATTTTGAGGAGGCGGAGGCGATTTTGAACTTGAAGATTATACCCTCCTCTTTTTTATCTGTTTTTCCTTGTGATTCAACGCTTTGATTAGGCGTGCGGTCTGGAGTTGCAAGACATCAATTGTGCTGGACAATGTCAAACTTAGCACACCACATTCCACAGATGTCTTGTTCTGAAAATTTTCACACAGCTGAGGACGTAATTGCGGTCTAACATGTACGAATAgcgttagaaaaaaaaaattttttttgtcacaACGATAGAATTTTTATGCCGCTAACGACTAACAGAGCGCTTGTAATCTGTCCAAACTCCAAACTCGAGATGTTACGATTTGTTTCACCAACCATTATATTTGTACTAAAAAAGATGCATATTTTTGCCTCCTTAGATGAATTATTGACTGTAGGAACGGAATTCTGGCAATTTTTTCATGGCTGCAGGTCATTTGGCGGACAAGTGCGTGAATCTCCCTTATTtgcaaaaatttatttgcttacatcgtCTAcatgattttttattatttttttgtttcacaTACATATTATATCAAAAAGTCGTGATAGAATTTTTCTAAAACATTATTATCTCCAAACCCAATTATGTCATTTACGTCGGAGAGAGAGGCTCGAATAAGTTTATTTTAACTATTCCTTATTGAACTTTCCCAACCCAATTTTGATACTCAAATTTCATTTCTGTATTTTTATGCTCAAGTCAGAGACGGGTTTAGTAAGTGAACGTGAGCTTAGAAGGATGGGATAGCATATCTCCAAAAGAGCAAATAAGGGGTATTTATGCTAGAGAACGTGAGAGAGGAGTAATGAGGGCCAGAAGGATAACCTGTGATAAATTAGCCTGTGATATATGGACAAGGGGCACAAACAGGCTGCAGGTATTTCATGGCTGCAGGTCAATTTTTTCATGGCTGCGGTGCAATCGTTTCTGCCGGTTGTATTCATTTTTCACTGTGCATAACTTTCATGGCATACGGTGTAACTTTTTTTGCACACGACGTAATTTTACAACACTTTTTTATGGGCCCCACACATgacgtgaaaatcgagttacaagaCGTGATCTGAGCCgcacaaaattttttaatcaaatcatGGCCGACAATTGTCAGGAACGGTTGTCTCTGCCCCATTTCCATGATATATCGACGGTGTCAGACTTAGACCTAAACCTTAGGGTGCTGGGCATTGCCTGCCGCCCTATCAATCAAATCATTAGCGCATTAAGGTTAAACCTCGGTTGATCAGGACCTTGACTAAATGTTGAAGACGTTGATGCATAAGGTGGGGGTCAAGTCGAGATGATTGCCGTCACAATGACCAAGATTAGCCCAATGTACAACTCTTTGGTTTCTCACTCCAAGTTCCTTTGACCTATGTTCCGGTCACAATCTTTTGTATAGATTGCAAATTAGTCGAGTTTTGGTCTAATCAAATCCAGTCTCGATTCAATTTTATTAATCTCAAGCTCGACCCCAATTTCAACGAGTTTTTAAAGTAAAATTCGAGTTTGAATTCGACCTTAAATTTGAACTGAATTGAGCTCAATGTCGAGCCTatttaagtttaaaaaaataattattttgctttttaaaaaaatgaataaaatggcaattttttcttaacaaataataaaatattagaattatatatgtaatttcattattaaatatatatgtgtgtatgtgtgtgtatatatgtacatgtatgtatatatatgtgtgtgtgtgtgtgtgtatatatatatatatatatatatatgtaactaGAGTTTGAGTCAAGTTTTGGCAGAATCGGCTCACGAGCATATACACGAGTGGCTTGATTCGTTTGTAATCTTATTCCTAGATagctcaaaaagaaaaattgagacTCAAAATCCGCTGTAGTTTGTAATTTTCGGTGGCCTAATAGTATTGTAGATGAACCATGGGGGTTTGTCAGGTAAACAACCATTTTATTTTGCTGAGGCTAGCGAGCCATGAGTAAACGACTGCTGTTCTAACAAGTTTATCAGGCCTCTACTCTATAAAAAAGCTTCCAACtgttaggttcatgagtaaGGTGTTGTGTCTCACATCGGTCCGAGAAATGAAGAAAGagcggttaatatgtaagtaagggcTCAAGACCTAATAGCTTAAGGTTTTGGATCAGAGTTGGGTTCCTAATTTATATATTGGGCTCTTTGGTAGACTCTCTCGAGGTGTTTCTCCCTAACACCAACGACTGCTGTTCAGCAAAAGAGAAACAAGCAATTGGGGAATTTTTTTCTGAGGTAAAAACTTGTTAGCCTTTTCCTTTAAATTCTCGGTATTACCTTTGATCATTCAAAGTTGATAATAACTGATTATGTGTGAACATCTATGTATAGTTTGTAATTCAAGATTTCTATAATTTATAGtgcttaaatttcatttttttttcaatcttttgCTGAAATTCAAGATTTCTATAACATTTTTGCTTGTGTTTTGGGCATTTTAGTGtgcctttttacttttttttttcttcagcgGGGGAGGGACGGGATTGGGGGATTTGATTGCTTGGATTATAGCTTTGTCATCGCAACAGAAACCTGACAACATCTAAGGGaaagaatttttatttaattgaatgGATTATGGGctaatttcttcaacaaaagcAACATTTTTTGCTGCTTCTATCTATGCTACTAAAAATGGGATACCCGTGCGCCTCTGGGAACTGTAAGGACTGAGCGAGCTGCTTTCCCTGTTCAACCATTTTCCACTTTCTTTCGCCTGTGCTGTCACTATGTTTTGCATGGAGGAGAGGATCCTGCTCAAGCATATGGACTAATACAAGCCATACTCTTGTAACTTCACCTTGATGTTAAGGATGATCCAACAAATTACAATAATGATACTATGAAGATATGCAATTCGTGTACCTTCTTGTAAACATTGATATTTCTCGGCcaaaaataaatgcaagaaaattcatgTTGTTTTAATCTTAGTACTTTCTGTTCATCTTGAATAGAGGTGTCAATCACAGTTCAATTATGTTGATTCGTCCGAATCCGCCCACTAATAACTCGTCCAAATCCATCCATTTATTTTGAATGGGTCTAAATGAGCACCCAATTAAACCCATTTAATTGGAGGATAGTGGGTTGATTTGACTCAactatttaaaaataattatacatataAACTCAACTTTTAGTGAGTGTTAAgcaaataattttgaattttttttatcaatttaataacaataaaatactGTTATTGTCTATCAAATaacatgcaaaaaaataaatagaattttAAGTGGCtcataaatgggtaattgagtATATCCATACCTATTTATTAAATGGACATAAATAGATTGATCTAATTATACTCATTATTCAATCATGACCCATTGACGCTCGTCCAAATCACCTATTTTGACACGTCTAATCTCGACGTTGATGGAATGGATGTTCAATCGACACTTGTTGAAAGGCCTCAAAATGGCGCTGAATAAAAAAGAACAGTGTCTAGCTACAAATGAATAAGAAATGTGAGTTTGTGCACtcattaaagaaaacaaaaaaaaacctttATATTTTGTGTTTCTGCCTGAATTCAGGAAACAAATAATACATCCAAGTGTAATTGTGCATCAGTTCAGTTGCATATATAAGAATGGTAATAGCATCTGCAGCAACTATTCCGGCCTTCTTTGTAACATAAAGAATCAAGAAAGCTGTCTCCATGGAAGTTTATACACAAAGTTCGACACTGAGCTTGGCCAATACTGCCACCAATGGTTGCGCAGTCATCATTAAACCGAATTACGCATTTTTGGTCATCCGCAAAAGCAAAAGGAATTGATCTCCCAACtgcattttcaaaaaaaaaaaaaaagatatcttTTGGATTTaacataaacaaaaataaatcactaaagaaaaggaaaactaaaAAGAGAAATTCATCACTTCTTTCGCAGGTAAAGATAATCAAAAGAGTTattaagattaaaaaaaaaagatgtaccTGGGGCAAGAAACATAAAGGCGACAGCAAACAAAAAGGTGATAGTAAACAGTTTTGCCATTTCCAAATCTGAATagaactgaaattttttttttttttggtctattAGCTCTCATATTTATATTCAGCAACCTGTAATCTTAAAATGTCATGTTATGAATGTAGATTTTCATGTTTATGAAATTAGCTGTTGTATACAAGGAAAAGATATAATCTTGATGTTTCTTGCTTCGGTGTTTTTATGAATATTTATGAAAATTGAGCAAAATGCGATTCTAATGAATGCTTTAAAATTTTCAACCCATTTGGTCCATCAGAATTCATTAATGTCGATAATATATATTGAAAGAAATCCAAAATCCGCCTCCAAAATATTTCCATTCCCCAGTTATTCACGCCTCAGTATATGGAAAGAAATCCAAAATCTGTCTCCAAAATATGTCCATTCATAAGTTATTCAAGTCATATGCAGTAAGTATGGTAAGTAAAGTAAGGGAGCAAGTGGGAACGCAactgtgtgtgtgtgcgtgttATTTATGGTTGTTGGTGGATAAGGAAAATTATGGAGTGGTCAAAAGTCATTGGTGAGCCTTTGACTATAGTTTTGGTGTTTCCCCTCCTCCTTTCCCTCTATCCCACATCGATTGTGAGTGGTGTGTGTGTACTATTTAAGGTCTTCAGTATAGCCTGAAAGTCAGCATGTCTTTTGGGTTGGATTGTGGGTTTCCTTTAaatagtgtgtgtgtgtgtattattTATGGTTGTTGGTGGAACGCCACCGATTCCCTGTGAGAGCCACTATTGATTCTCCAGAGGAAAGTCATATGCAGTATGAAATTTTAATCTATTAATACGTTTGCTATTGACCTGgcctattatatatatatatatatatattaataattattattctttattatatttatatattttttctatttaatcttgttatttcaaaaatataacatctgaaatatattttaacgagtGCCCGTTAGACAAatcgaattttttttaaaaaaacctgGTATAAGAGGAAATACTTCCCAAATATAGTAACATTTGTGCATATCCTCGGTACAAACGGGGTATTGCACAATGCTACTTAAAAAATcacaaatttttcaaacatgatTAAAATGAGAGCACTATTCATAAGCTTGCTCTAACGTCAAATTCCCCATAATGTTGATATTTAGCTTTTGCACTTTTGCCTAGGGACGTGAACAAGTCTAATCAAGTTGAACACTATACTGtttaaatttatttgattattttaatgagattaaaattttgttcaaatttagGTTATTTATATGCTGAACCGAGATCAAACAAGTTTTTGTCGAGTCGAATTCAAGTCGAGTTCgagtaatttgaaatttttatatagCCAATTTTATACTAATCGAACCAAACTCGAGTCAAGTTTGCAAATTTATCGAATATAACATATTgttaaaacttgatttgatttgttAGCGAATTAATTTCATACAAGTTCTTATCAAGCTGAGTTTTATTAAGCATTGAATAgtttgatttatttttcaaccttaattttgttaagttatttgtatttatttattgatttaAATTGGCATATCCCGAGACAGTCAAGACACATAGGTATTAACAATTAAGCGGGCCCTTTCTaaatagaatcaaatttcctCTGTCAAGCCCAACAATTGATTTACGTAGCTTGCCAATACACCAAATAGTCCCAACGTCAAAATTGCCCATTCATTTATGGGTTAATTTGAGAAACCTCCCCAAAAGTTCATCCTAATATTATTTAGCACtctcaaatttttaaaaatcttaTAGCATAATGTGACTGGATGTCTCAATTAGAGTCATTGAAATGACAATATTACCCCCAACATTTTTAAGTAGCAAAAGGTTGGTAACAAAAAAAATCCTACAAGCTAAAATATCTTAAACAAATAACAAGAATGCtatctaaaatatttttctcccTCTTTGTCACaaaattttttgcttttaatGTTCGTATTTACTATGACCGATCTCTGGTTAATTACTTAGAATATcgataaaagaaaaaagtcgGACATGTATGGATCTGACAATGGGTATATATAAAACTATGGCTGCCGGGCTGTGTCAGCCCGATTTGCTGCGGGGCTGACATAGACTGGCAGccagctaattttttttttttaaattgttttgTGCTACCAGGTTGATAAGGCCCGacagcatttaaaaaaaaaatttactgctGCCGGATAGAAGTAAGTATATCCATCTGCTTTGTCCACAAAGGCTTCATAGTTCTTTGGGATCCCTGCAGACAGAGCATATATCCACTTTGAGCAATAACTACCAAGAGCCTATGAAGCATATAGCCAAAAGTTTGACTTCATATTTTTTTATCCCTTatgttttaaataattatatttcaaatgaaataaaatgtgaattagattaaatgcataaaaaatgtgtTCTAAATCTCATTAAAATCCTTAAAAGTAATCCACAATGTCAAAACATATTAGCCTAAAGAGCATCTTTTCGTTAAATTAATTACCAACAAATGATAACACATAAAtcatatataaaagaaaatttagtggaaaaagaaaattttaatttgagtaTATAGTAATTTTAGTTGTAAATAGTATAACACAAATCGTTATACGACTTGTGGATATGAGTTTCAATCGGTTATGATCAGGCATTAtgattataataaaaaataaaggtgATTACCAATATAAAGGACTCACATGAATTTTTAAAAGATTTCTTGCCATTTCTTCTTGTCTTTCCttcatattaaatcaaatattttaataatacaatttaatgtatttatatttatgttcatcttaaattgataattttattgaataatttaaataattataaaatcttTATTTCAATTGAAACTTAATTGACAAGTAGTTGAAatgccaaaaaaagaaaaagaaaatattattcaatcAACTCAATGACATATAGTTGTTTGATTATATTTGATTATATAAACAATTAATTatatttgataaattaaaacaattaattaaatattctattAATTATATTTGATTATATAAACAGTTAATTatatttgataaattaaaacagttaattaaatattctattGTTTATACCAATTGAAACTCGTATAACGATTTGTGTTATACTATTTACAACTAAAGTTACTATAtactcaaattaaaattttcttttatatataatttatgtGTTATCATTTGTTGGTAATTAATTCAAAGAAAAGATGCTCTTTAGGCTAATATGTTTTGACAATGTGGATTACTTTTAAGGATTTTAATGAGATTTAGAACacattttttttgcatttaatctaattcacattttatttcatttgaaatataattatttaaaacatAAGGGACCAAAAAATATGAAGTCAAACTTTTGACTATATGCTTCATAGGCTCTTGGTAGTTATTGCTCAAAGGGGATATATGCTCTGTCTGCAGGGATCCCAAAGAACTATGAGGCCTTTGTGGACAAAGCAGATGGATATACTTACTTCTATCCGTCagcagtaaaatttttttttttaaacgctgTCGGGCCTTGTCAGCCTGGCAgcacaaaacaaaatttttaaaaaaaaaaatttgctggCTGCCAGTCTATGTTAGCCCTGCAGTAAACCGGACTGACACAGCCCGGCAGCCATAGTTTTATACGTATCCATTGTCAGATTCATACATGTccgacttttctttttttcatcgaTATTCTAAGTAATTAGCCCCGATCTCTTGAAATTTTCACTctaatttctttctttgctgcaaaatttttttctctctttaccACAAAATCTTTGCTCTTAAAATTTTTGCCTTTTTATAATGTTCAAGTAGTTTTATAAGCTAcccttgtattttttttttttttttggaggactcgaacccaagatctcttgcttacactccctccccccgtaccacccaacccaaccctcccccctATAAGCTACCCTTGTATGCATTGTTTTCTAGTTACGAAACGAATAAATTTATCATTTATTGCACTCACATCTTCTCATATTTCAAATTTAATATTCCACCTTATTTGTCTTTGTTTTCATATTTCAAAATTCATGTATCAAACtgcaaaagggcaaaaatgGAAATATAATATAATCTCTTTACTCCAATGCATTCTTTAATATTACTTTTATACATAAGAGGTGATAATGTTACATAAATTGTCATTTCAGGGGAGCtatgtgatatttttgaaattttagagGAGCTAGGTGATATTAGGATAAACCTCaaggaaggtttctgaaattaaccCTTCATTTATATTTGGTTTCTTCCGCCCAAACCTCAGTTGTCCAGTCACTTAAATTGTTCCTCTTCACCGGCTCCGGAATGATATATCGGAGTAGCCCGCCGGAGTTCTCTGGTTTATGATTCCCTCCGTTTCCGACTCTGCCTCCGATGTATATTTCTCAGGTAGCTTATTATTTTATCCTGCATGCAATTTAAATCTGTAAAACTTCGCAAAGATTTGGTGCATGGCCTATTTTTTCTTACTCTCTCTTCGTTTTTACTTGTATGGTTTTTCCCCTATTTTTGACATTTGACGTTTGTTggtgtttgaaattttcttttttgagttGCCAGCTGCAGTATTTTTTGCAAGGTTGCTGGCTTTGAATTGATCTGGTTATTAATTTGGTAAGTACTTTGGATTGCAACTATTGTGCATAATAACTTCAAAATTCTTCTATGCACTTCAATTTCAATAGTTTGATAGTTAACGTGATAGGTCTTTGTAATTATGACACAAATTAAAATGAAACTGGAAGGTTTGCTATGGATAATCGGAGATTAGTACTTAATTGGAATCGATAAATAGGTTTTAAAGATGTTTTTCATTACATTTGGGGGCAAAAGTGGCAGTTTTCTGAGGACACTTGAGTGACAAATTTTGTCTGAATCTATACATGAGCGTCTTGTTTCTAGTTGTTTTTGTTGATATGCTCAAAATTCTGTGCATTTCGCAACAGTGGAGGGATCCCATTCGTTTAACTACACTTTTGCTTTGCACATTGTTTTAAGTACAATTGAGTGCTAGGAATGTAAgtgtatgaataattaattgagGACACTAAACTTACAAGAAATTGTTGCGGCTATCACCAATTTGAGATCGTGTGAGAGTTCTTTGTTTTGGGAAGGAATTGCTGAATATATGTTTTAAGTTGTGACACATTTATTGAAGTCGCTTGTGGAAAAGTGGGAATGTGTTGAGCTGTGACAGATCTTTGATACTAGGTTtgagattttgatttttctaaaattagcATTATATATCTATGGTTATAAGCAATGATTAATGCTCGTGTTTTGAAGTTTGTGAATGGGAGTTTCCTCTGCATTTCTTTGTCCTGGTTTGGTCATGTACAGTTTATTAGATACATAATCTCTCATATATGAAATGCGAGTCTTTGATGTAACTTTTTTCCATCTTGTAGTTCACATAGTTATGgcacttttcaaaatttggtcaCAACTGAATTGTCACTCTCAAACTCATGGACTGGATTTACACTTTTACGATTAGAGGCAGAACGTTAATATCATGAACTGTTTAGGGAAAAATATGTTGCACTGAGTAGTTGACGTTTATCCGAGATGCTTGGTGGCAATAAGTTAATGCACCAGCTCATGCATTTGGATGCTTTTATTGTTGTAATTATACATTTTTCTAGTAATATTTGGTTATAGAACCAGCACTAACCACCCGTTTGGTTGGAGGGTTTTGCCCTCCTCAATGGGAATGAAAGGGTAATAAAACCCATGCATTATGTTTGGAACACCTCTATGGGATTGGTCATTACTCGCTTTTGGGTCTTCCAATCCCATAGATTGATTATAGAGTAAATTGGGGACCATCAACCTCATCCTCTGCTTAGCGCAttttaaagtaaaaataaataaaatattccaTCGAATTAAACCCAAGAAGGGGAGAAAAAGCGTATGCCATCTTCTTCCCTCTCTCTTTGTGTCTTCTTTCTGCCCCTTGCTGGCCATCCTTCCCAAGCTCTTccactctctcttttcttcccatGCTTATAGATATGATAATAAGTTGGAGCCGAAAGAGATTGAGATGGCCAATTCATCCACATAATTGATAGTGGATCTCTTTGGTTTCTTTCACTTTTCAACTCACCATATGAATCAGCTCTGCCCTCTCCAACAATTATTTGACCACAACTTCCCTGCAGATTCCATTCTCACCTTCTTCAGATGGTCCCGAGATGGTTTCCAGGTTACCCATCCTTTACAATTTTTATGCAAGTTAATAGCTTTACtagcaaatgataaaaataaccCCAAAAAAGTGCGATCTGTATTGATAGTGGATCTCTTTGGCAGTCGATGACTCATGGATCTGCCCATGAAATTTGGATCTTTATCAAAGAAATTGTTGTGCTCCTAAGAGAT
Protein-coding regions in this window:
- the LOC113714715 gene encoding uncharacterized protein, producing MPRRSSGGRRSGGRSSLFSSRPAAATTSRKSSAPAPVASAPPPAPMQAGSPMGGGIGAAVAEGLAFGGGSAIAHRAVDAVAGPRTIRHETVASPASAPAPDSATMATGSSLGVSDACGIHMKAFQDCLNTYGSDISKCQFYMDMLSDCRKNSGAGLTA